One Tepidimicrobium xylanilyticum genomic window carries:
- a CDS encoding zinc dependent phospholipase C family protein gives MFIIFGDTHKIIGCNICDNIYDIYGIKLDKNKLLWGSVAPDILPQFRLHRHYKKESLNYIVNEIIKLIFLSRFVDFNSAADPLAIKLLSKKIGIISHYLSDFVCLPHAERWTYVNSMFKHIKYESGLNDYAMNHNFKKNVITIDDIDMFQNRVIKLKVLLKKYIEDVIEEYSLKTGFANDLNFALSLNLKVSYFIIDTVKAYNEERYKDFAFEF, from the coding sequence GTGTTTATCATTTTTGGCGATACACATAAGATTATAGGTTGCAACATCTGTGATAATATTTATGATATCTATGGGATTAAATTAGATAAGAATAAACTGTTATGGGGTTCAGTAGCACCAGACATATTACCACAATTTAGACTACACAGACATTATAAAAAAGAGAGTCTTAATTATATTGTAAATGAAATAATTAAATTAATTTTTTTAAGCAGATTTGTAGATTTCAATTCAGCGGCTGACCCATTAGCAATTAAATTATTAAGCAAAAAAATTGGTATCATATCCCATTATTTAAGTGATTTTGTCTGCCTTCCACATGCAGAAAGATGGACTTATGTAAACAGCATGTTTAAGCATATTAAGTATGAGTCAGGGCTAAATGATTATGCAATGAATCACAATTTTAAAAAGAATGTAATAACTATAGATGATATAGATATGTTTCAGAACCGAGTCATTAAGCTTAAGGTACTGTTAAAGAAATATATAGAAGATGTAATTGAGGAATATTCACTTAAGACTGGATTTGCCAATGATCTGAATTTTGCATTATCACTGAATTTGAAAGTTTCTTATTTTATAATTGATACGGTTAAAGCATATAATGAAGAAAGATATAAAGATTTTGCTTTTGAATTTTAG
- a CDS encoding MBL fold metallo-hydrolase, producing MNKNRIGILFLVLAFLIITTSCNVVTDTIPSEDYENLLKIHFIDVGQGDSTLIQLPNGEVSLIDGGPGSAQDKVVKYIEVLGIEEIDHLIVTHPHEDHIGGLPQIVENFKIKKVYMPNKTANTVVFEELLLAIKKQNLNIDIVKAGDYLIDEEQLKFYFLAPNRDDYDATNDFSIVSKIDFFDNSLIVAGDAEKNSEMDMIDSGLDLKADLLRVGHHGGRTSTNDDFLEKVNPKYSIISVGRENAYGHPHRETLERLNKIGTKILRTDRLGDIVFISDGQRWVYETEIARKENAVAIMYIGNKNTKVLHSIECNSLPIEENRIFFTSIVEAENMGYRPHKNCIK from the coding sequence GTGAATAAAAATAGGATAGGCATACTGTTCTTAGTATTGGCGTTTCTCATAATTACAACGAGTTGTAATGTAGTTACGGATACAATACCCTCTGAGGATTATGAAAATCTACTTAAAATCCATTTTATTGATGTGGGACAAGGAGATTCGACTTTAATACAGCTCCCCAATGGTGAGGTATCTCTAATTGATGGAGGGCCTGGAAGTGCCCAAGATAAGGTAGTCAAATATATTGAGGTATTAGGTATAGAAGAAATAGATCATTTAATAGTCACCCATCCCCATGAAGACCATATAGGAGGCCTACCCCAGATAGTGGAGAATTTTAAAATTAAAAAGGTGTATATGCCCAATAAAACGGCTAATACGGTTGTATTCGAGGAATTATTGTTGGCGATTAAAAAGCAAAATTTAAATATAGATATAGTCAAAGCTGGAGATTACCTAATAGATGAAGAACAACTAAAATTTTATTTTTTAGCTCCTAATAGAGATGATTATGATGCAACAAATGATTTTTCAATTGTTTCTAAAATAGATTTTTTCGATAACTCATTAATTGTAGCTGGAGATGCGGAAAAAAATTCGGAAATGGATATGATAGATAGTGGTTTAGACCTTAAAGCAGATCTATTAAGGGTAGGTCATCATGGCGGTAGAACTTCTACTAATGATGACTTTTTAGAAAAGGTTAATCCTAAGTATTCAATAATAAGCGTAGGGAGGGAGAATGCCTATGGGCATCCACATAGGGAAACCTTAGAGAGATTAAATAAAATAGGCACTAAGATTTTAAGAACTGACCGATTAGGAGATATAGTATTTATATCAGATGGACAACGCTGGGTTTATGAAACGGAGATTGCAAGAAAAGAGAATGCTGTTGCAATAATGTATATTGGAAATAAAAACACTAAGGTACTCCATAGTATAGAATGTAACTCATTACCAATTGAGGAAAACCGTATATTTTTTACATCCATTGTGGAGGCAGAAAACATGGGTTATAGACCTCATAAAAATTGCATTAAATAG
- a CDS encoding DUF3006 domain-containing protein, which produces MKGIVDRFEEDRVVIEILSDGGVLEFDRVLFPDNLKEGDVVEYIKDRFVINEEETRERERKTNDLFNSLIKK; this is translated from the coding sequence GTGAAAGGTATAGTTGATAGGTTTGAGGAGGATCGGGTCGTAATTGAAATATTGAGCGATGGCGGGGTCTTAGAGTTTGATAGAGTACTTTTTCCTGATAATCTAAAAGAAGGGGATGTAGTAGAATATATAAAAGATAGATTTGTTATTAACGAAGAGGAGACAAGAGAAAGGGAAAGAAAAACTAACGATTTATTCAATTCTTTGATCAAAAAATAA
- the asnA gene encoding aspartate--ammonia ligase: protein MRGLDVKETQIAIKIIKDYFERQLAKKLNLIRVSAPLFVRPESGLNDYLSGVEKAVSFKMRKYNEEIEIVQSLAKWKRFALKRYGFKIGEGIYTDMNAIRPDEVLDRTHSIYVDQWDWEKVISKENRNEEYLKKVVKDIYEVFKATEKRINRIYPFLKAKLPEEIKFITTQELEDRYPDKSPKEREHLICEEYKAVFLMKIGCRLKSGFPHDGRSPDYDDWELNGDILFWNPILGEALELSSMGIRVDGAALEKQLKIANAEERKEFIYHKMLLEGELPLTIGGGIGQSRICMYFLEKRHIGQVQASVWTDSIIEECEKEKIFLL, encoded by the coding sequence ATGAGAGGATTAGATGTTAAGGAAACTCAAATAGCTATAAAAATTATCAAGGATTATTTTGAGAGGCAATTGGCCAAAAAGTTAAATTTAATTAGGGTATCAGCTCCACTATTTGTAAGACCCGAGTCAGGTTTAAATGATTATCTGAGCGGGGTAGAAAAGGCTGTATCATTTAAAATGAGAAAATATAATGAGGAAATAGAAATAGTTCAATCCTTAGCAAAATGGAAAAGATTCGCATTAAAACGATATGGTTTTAAGATAGGTGAAGGGATTTATACGGACATGAATGCGATTAGACCTGATGAAGTTCTTGACCGAACCCATTCTATATATGTTGATCAATGGGATTGGGAAAAGGTAATTTCAAAAGAAAATAGGAATGAAGAATATCTTAAAAAAGTGGTGAAAGATATATATGAAGTATTTAAAGCTACAGAAAAAAGAATTAATAGAATATATCCTTTTTTGAAAGCTAAACTACCGGAAGAGATAAAGTTCATAACAACACAAGAGTTGGAAGATAGATATCCCGACAAAAGCCCTAAAGAAAGAGAACATTTAATTTGTGAGGAATATAAAGCAGTTTTCTTGATGAAAATAGGCTGCAGATTAAAATCTGGTTTTCCCCATGATGGCAGATCACCTGACTATGATGATTGGGAATTGAACGGAGACATTCTGTTCTGGAATCCCATCTTAGGTGAGGCTTTAGAATTATCTAGCATGGGGATAAGGGTAGATGGTGCTGCATTAGAAAAACAATTAAAAATTGCAAATGCAGAAGAAAGGAAGGAGTTTATCTATCATAAAATGTTGCTAGAAGGGGAGCTACCTCTTACTATTGGTGGGGGAATTGGCCAGTCTAGAATATGTATGTATTTCCTAGAAAAAAGACATATTGGGCAAGTTCAAGCTTCGGTTTGGACGGATAGTATAATTGAAGAATGTGAAAAGGAAAAAATATTTTTACTTTAG
- a CDS encoding MltG/YceG/YrrL family protein codes for MFKKHRLPYLLLGLGIGIIVTNAVYTFYPQWTYREYTDEEIIEKAKELGMVFIKDNINITATTNQEDIQNHVQNEKEAEELRIEEEIETQEGGKTQEEEIYNEIAIEDVEEITFSIKYGDSLIKVSRGLEKAGIINDAEDFLKYGKAKGIDKRLRVGDYKLTKGLDYDTIISILLKQEELNKSNTK; via the coding sequence ATGTTTAAAAAGCATAGGTTGCCATATTTATTATTGGGATTAGGTATAGGAATTATTGTTACAAATGCTGTATATACTTTTTATCCTCAATGGACATATAGAGAGTACACAGATGAAGAAATAATAGAGAAGGCAAAAGAACTAGGAATGGTTTTCATAAAGGATAATATTAACATTACTGCTACTACTAACCAAGAAGATATTCAAAATCATGTTCAGAATGAAAAAGAAGCTGAAGAGTTGCGGATTGAAGAAGAAATAGAAACTCAAGAGGGAGGGAAAACTCAAGAAGAGGAAATTTATAATGAAATAGCAATCGAAGATGTAGAGGAGATAACCTTTTCTATAAAATATGGAGATTCCCTTATTAAGGTGTCCAGAGGACTAGAAAAGGCAGGCATAATAAATGATGCAGAAGATTTTTTAAAGTATGGAAAGGCAAAAGGGATAGATAAAAGGCTCAGGGTAGGAGATTATAAATTGACGAAAGGATTAGATTATGATACTATAATATCCATATTGTTAAAACAGGAAGAGTTAAACAAAAGTAATACTAAATAA
- a CDS encoding CBS domain-containing protein, producing the protein MYVKNHMLRREKLVTLDLQDNIYTALKKIQEGDFMSLPVLEGDEFKGYLMKEAIYRNYFEYNQGDKNEFLKNTKVKDLYSTNFRSIKEDDYIENASYLLKEWRTPFLPVFDSKNKFTGILTHSSIFDAFSEIFGLDKGTRIVVNMLDIPGQLAKLTEVIRKENVNIINFAAVDAKVLDVYRVIIRVDTKDVIGLIEKIEKAGFKIGEISR; encoded by the coding sequence ATGTATGTAAAAAATCACATGCTAAGAAGGGAAAAATTAGTTACTTTGGATTTACAAGATAATATTTATACAGCCTTAAAGAAAATCCAAGAAGGAGATTTTATGTCTTTACCCGTTTTAGAAGGTGATGAATTTAAAGGTTATCTAATGAAAGAGGCTATATACAGAAATTATTTTGAATATAACCAAGGAGATAAGAATGAATTTTTGAAGAATACAAAGGTCAAGGACTTATATAGTACTAATTTTAGATCCATAAAAGAAGATGATTACATAGAAAATGCTTCATATCTTTTAAAGGAATGGAGGACTCCTTTTTTACCAGTTTTCGATTCGAAAAACAAGTTTACCGGTATTTTAACTCATAGCTCAATTTTCGATGCATTTTCGGAAATATTTGGATTGGATAAGGGGACTAGAATTGTAGTAAATATGCTAGATATTCCTGGACAACTGGCAAAGCTTACTGAAGTCATTAGGAAAGAAAATGTGAATATAATCAATTTTGCAGCAGTTGATGCTAAGGTATTAGATGTATATAGGGTAATAATCCGGGTGGACACAAAGGATGTAATTGGACTTATAGAAAAGATAGAAAAGGCTGGTTTTAAAATAGGAGAAATTTCTAGATAA
- a CDS encoding BofC C-terminal domain-containing protein: MKKQNAILIFLFCTALFLVSFILGYKIMSGKAKNDNLISHNGKGVDPLNLEILKEEERISPNVYIEKKIHYKACNHNITIINDLDENIINMTEKEYREYMKENFPNVRIVHFTTSRIILREEKDHLCTNHYIIGESDGKVAIYKIDEYGMEVLDKVFNDYPITLLKEIDQKKLKEGIRVDSLEELSDVLENFIS, from the coding sequence ATGAAAAAGCAGAATGCTATTTTAATCTTTTTATTTTGTACTGCTTTATTTTTAGTTAGCTTTATATTAGGATATAAGATTATGAGTGGAAAGGCGAAAAATGACAATTTAATTTCACATAATGGCAAAGGGGTAGATCCTTTGAACTTAGAGATATTAAAAGAAGAAGAACGGATTTCACCAAATGTCTATATAGAGAAGAAGATTCATTATAAAGCTTGTAATCATAACATAACAATAATTAATGATTTAGATGAAAATATAATAAATATGACGGAAAAAGAATACCGCGAATATATGAAAGAAAATTTTCCCAATGTAAGGATAGTCCATTTTACTACTAGTCGTATCATTTTAAGGGAAGAAAAAGACCATCTTTGTACTAACCACTATATAATCGGAGAGTCTGATGGAAAGGTTGCCATATATAAGATAGATGAATACGGCATGGAAGTATTAGATAAGGTTTTTAATGATTATCCTATAACCCTTTTAAAAGAAATAGATCAGAAAAAGTTAAAAGAGGGAATAAGAGTGGATAGTTTAGAAGAATTATCAGATGTGTTGGAAAACTTTATTAGTTAA
- the ruvC gene encoding crossover junction endodeoxyribonuclease RuvC: MIILGIDPGLAIVGYGVIEYKGNRYRLLDYGVIRTDSNIFFPQRLKLIYDELSSIIDRFNPADLAVEELFFNKNVKTAIQVGQARGVEILAAINKGLEVYEYTPLQIKQSVVGYGRAEKRQVQEMVKILLNLKEIPKPDDAADALAVAICHSSCLNYKDMFKMK, encoded by the coding sequence ATGATAATATTAGGCATTGATCCTGGACTTGCTATAGTAGGATATGGGGTAATTGAGTATAAAGGAAATAGATATAGGTTGCTGGACTATGGAGTTATTAGAACTGATTCAAATATTTTTTTTCCTCAAAGGCTAAAGTTAATTTATGACGAATTATCTTCTATTATAGATAGGTTTAATCCAGCGGATTTAGCAGTAGAAGAATTGTTTTTTAATAAGAATGTAAAGACAGCAATTCAAGTGGGACAAGCTAGAGGTGTGGAAATACTTGCAGCAATAAATAAGGGTTTAGAGGTTTATGAATATACTCCGTTGCAAATAAAACAATCTGTAGTAGGCTATGGTAGGGCTGAAAAGAGGCAAGTTCAGGAAATGGTTAAGATACTTCTTAATTTAAAGGAAATACCTAAGCCAGACGATGCAGCTGATGCATTGGCTGTAGCAATTTGTCATAGTAGTTGTTTAAATTATAAGGACATGTTTAAAATGAAATAA
- the ruvA gene encoding Holliday junction branch migration protein RuvA — MYEYITGKVVNTKDDYVVLDNNGIGYKIYTSKNSLIDIVIGQNVTMYIHFSLREDGINLYGFTTEEELEMFNLLLLVSKIGPKVGLNILSSLTPNQIKLAIIKNDSSQFCNAPGVGKKTASRIILELKDRINKECIVINEEPELENDEIEMAIHGIMSLGYSKGEVLKVIDKIDTRGMAAEDIIREVLKRLSK, encoded by the coding sequence ATGTATGAATATATAACGGGAAAAGTCGTCAACACTAAGGATGATTATGTAGTATTAGATAATAATGGCATAGGCTATAAGATATATACTTCAAAGAATTCACTTATAGATATTGTTATTGGTCAAAATGTGACCATGTATATTCATTTTAGCTTACGGGAAGACGGAATTAATCTCTATGGTTTTACGACTGAAGAAGAATTGGAAATGTTTAATCTATTATTGCTAGTTTCTAAAATTGGACCAAAGGTGGGTTTGAACATTCTTTCTAGTCTTACACCAAATCAAATAAAGTTAGCAATTATTAAAAACGATTCTAGTCAGTTTTGTAACGCTCCAGGAGTTGGTAAAAAGACTGCATCTAGGATTATTTTGGAATTAAAGGATAGAATAAATAAAGAATGTATTGTAATTAATGAGGAACCTGAGTTAGAAAATGATGAGATAGAAATGGCTATACATGGTATAATGTCTCTAGGTTATTCCAAAGGAGAGGTATTAAAGGTTATTGATAAAATTGATACAAGGGGAATGGCCGCTGAGGATATTATTAGGGAAGTTTTGAAAAGGCTTTCTAAATAG
- the ruvB gene encoding Holliday junction branch migration DNA helicase RuvB, giving the protein MDNGNERIVSSLIQKEDREIEANLRPKWLEEYIGQDKVKQKLKIFIQAAKERKEPLDHVLLYGPPGLGKTTLANIIANEMGVNVRITSGPAIERPGDLASILTNLGEDDVLFIDEIHRLNRSVEEILYPAMEDFALDIIIGKGPSARSIRLDLSRFTLIGATTRAGLLTSPLRDRFGVMLNLELYDKYSLQEIVKRSSKILNIPIDNKGAMEIAKRSRGTPRIANRLLKRVRDYAQVMEDGIITWDVAKKGLMMLEVDELGLDQVDRKILLTMIESFNGGPVGLDTLSAATGEERTTIEDVYEPYLLQIGFINRTPRGRVVSRKAYEHFKIPFKEEEEG; this is encoded by the coding sequence ATGGATAATGGAAATGAAAGAATTGTTTCTAGTTTAATTCAAAAAGAAGATAGGGAAATAGAGGCTAATTTAAGGCCTAAATGGTTGGAGGAATATATCGGGCAAGATAAAGTTAAGCAAAAACTAAAAATATTCATACAAGCCGCAAAGGAAAGGAAAGAACCTTTGGATCATGTACTCCTTTATGGTCCACCTGGGTTGGGAAAAACTACTCTAGCTAATATCATTGCTAATGAAATGGGAGTAAATGTTAGAATAACTTCAGGTCCTGCCATTGAAAGGCCAGGTGATTTGGCTAGCATATTGACCAATTTGGGAGAAGACGACGTATTATTTATCGATGAAATACATAGATTAAATAGATCTGTAGAGGAGATACTGTATCCTGCTATGGAGGATTTTGCTCTAGACATTATCATAGGAAAAGGACCTAGTGCTAGGTCTATTAGACTGGATTTATCAAGGTTTACCTTAATTGGTGCTACAACAAGAGCAGGTTTATTAACATCTCCATTGAGGGATAGATTTGGAGTAATGCTAAATTTGGAATTGTACGATAAATATAGTTTACAAGAGATTGTTAAGCGATCCTCCAAAATATTAAATATTCCCATTGACAATAAAGGAGCTATGGAGATAGCTAAAAGGTCTAGAGGCACACCTAGGATAGCAAATAGATTGTTAAAGAGGGTGAGGGATTATGCCCAGGTTATGGAGGATGGAATTATTACTTGGGATGTAGCCAAGAAAGGGTTAATGATGTTAGAAGTGGATGAACTTGGTTTAGATCAAGTTGACAGGAAAATACTTCTTACCATGATAGAAAGCTTTAACGGTGGGCCTGTAGGATTGGATACTCTTTCCGCAGCTACTGGTGAAGAAAGAACTACTATTGAAGATGTTTATGAACCCTATTTATTGCAAATAGGATTTATAAACAGGACTCCTAGAGGTAGGGTAGTTTCAAGGAAAGCTTATGAACATTTCAAAATACCGTTTAAGGAAGAGGAGGAGGGATAG
- a CDS encoding DUF2905 domain-containing protein encodes MESFGRMFLTLGIVFVIVGIAFTLGSKFGLGKLPGDIFIQKGNFTFFFPIASSIIISIILTLLLNVIKR; translated from the coding sequence ATGGAATCCTTTGGTAGGATGTTTTTGACATTAGGTATAGTTTTTGTAATAGTAGGTATAGCATTTACCCTTGGTTCGAAATTTGGTTTAGGGAAATTACCAGGGGATATTTTCATCCAAAAGGGCAATTTTACATTTTTCTTTCCAATTGCATCTAGTATAATTATTAGCATAATATTGACTTTATTATTAAATGTGATCAAAAGATAG
- a CDS encoding SpoIID/LytB domain-containing protein yields MKRLFVFLVLVILIVGILNSDYIYANSMENSFIAIRLTSPIKSNSYVNLYGEEGFLIYNKGDLIGYLDYFEGENVRVAVLEKDIIGIFDMEGNLLFSYNQEEELILTSGKSNERKVRVEDNFYRDFIQFKIIDGNLIVINYIDLENYLYGVVPREMPASFEMEALKAQAIASRTYALKNRSKHIAHGYDLCDNTHCQVYGGMDGEQENTNRAVDMTRGMIITYAGNIIDALYHSNSGGITEASSEAWGYNHPYLTSVDDKYSIDAPNGTWSYKMTTDEINSKLKDYGINVGNILDIKITETSSSGRVTKLKIVGTSGERTLSKGEIREVLGLNEIKSNLFTIKKGSYEEVNSNVYAIDSKSSTPQLVDLNNVKVIDSSFERRSSRGITSRFINRDGIVGNDSSVSQQVNSFIIEGKGYGHGVGMSQWGAKKMAELGYSYEDILKHYYSGIDITINNR; encoded by the coding sequence ATGAAAAGGCTTTTTGTTTTCCTGGTACTAGTAATTTTAATCGTTGGAATACTTAATAGTGATTATATATATGCAAATTCTATGGAAAATAGCTTTATTGCGATAAGGTTGACAAGCCCTATAAAATCCAACTCTTATGTGAACCTGTATGGAGAAGAAGGCTTTTTAATATATAACAAAGGGGATTTAATAGGATATTTAGATTATTTTGAAGGGGAAAATGTTAGAGTAGCAGTATTGGAAAAAGATATCATAGGAATTTTTGATATGGAAGGTAATCTTCTATTTTCATACAATCAAGAAGAGGAATTGATTTTAACATCTGGGAAGTCTAACGAGAGAAAGGTGAGAGTAGAAGATAATTTTTACAGAGATTTTATACAATTTAAGATAATAGACGGTAATTTAATAGTTATAAATTATATCGATTTAGAAAACTATTTATACGGTGTAGTTCCGAGAGAAATGCCTGCCTCTTTTGAAATGGAAGCATTAAAAGCACAAGCCATTGCTTCCAGAACTTATGCGTTGAAAAATAGAAGTAAACACATTGCCCACGGATATGATCTTTGCGATAATACCCATTGTCAGGTTTACGGAGGTATGGATGGAGAACAGGAAAATACTAATAGAGCAGTAGATATGACAAGGGGGATGATTATTACTTATGCTGGAAATATAATAGATGCTTTATATCATTCAAATAGTGGAGGTATTACAGAAGCCTCATCGGAAGCTTGGGGTTATAATCATCCTTATTTAACTTCCGTTGACGATAAGTATTCCATTGATGCACCTAATGGTACTTGGAGTTATAAAATGACTACTGATGAAATTAATAGTAAATTAAAGGATTATGGTATAAATGTAGGCAATATATTAGATATTAAAATTACAGAGACTTCTTCTAGTGGTCGGGTTACAAAACTTAAAATAGTAGGGACTTCCGGAGAAAGGACATTGAGTAAAGGGGAAATTAGAGAGGTATTAGGGTTAAATGAAATCAAAAGCAATCTATTTACCATAAAAAAAGGTTCTTATGAAGAAGTTAATTCCAATGTATATGCAATTGATAGTAAAAGTTCAACTCCCCAATTAGTGGATTTAAATAATGTAAAAGTAATTGATAGCAGTTTTGAACGAAGATCTTCCAGAGGTATTACCAGTAGGTTTATTAACCGAGATGGAATAGTAGGAAATGATAGTAGTGTTTCTCAACAGGTTAATAGTTTCATAATAGAAGGAAAGGGATATGGTCATGGAGTAGGTATGAGTCAATGGGGAGCTAAGAAGATGGCGGAACTTGGGTATTCTTATGAAGATATATTAAAGCATTATTATAGTGGAATTGATATTACAATTAATAATAGGTAG
- the queA gene encoding tRNA preQ1(34) S-adenosylmethionine ribosyltransferase-isomerase QueA produces the protein MKTEDFYYDLPEELIAQYPIEDREESRLLVLDKKTGKLEDRIFKDIIDYFYPGDCLVLNDTRVIPARLFGSREGKKEKIEFLLLKRVERDTWETLVRPGKKVKPNNRIIFRDGLLIADVLSINEDGTRNVKFIYDGIFEEILDKLGEMPLPPYIKGELKDKERYQTVYSKHEGSAAAPTAGLHFTMELLKRIEEKRVNIAYLTLHVGLGTFRPVKVENIEEHHMHSEYYEVSKEAADIINRTKSEGGRIIAVGTTSTRTLETVANQKGEIIPSKGWTDIFIYPGYEFKIIDGLITNFHLPESTLLMLVCAFAGKDNIFNAYKYAIENKFRFFSFGDAMFIK, from the coding sequence ATGAAAACTGAAGATTTTTATTATGATTTACCAGAAGAACTAATTGCCCAATATCCTATTGAGGATAGAGAAGAGTCTAGGCTTCTAGTCCTCGACAAGAAAACTGGCAAATTAGAGGATAGGATATTTAAGGATATAATAGATTATTTCTATCCCGGGGATTGCTTGGTATTAAACGATACTCGGGTAATACCAGCTAGGCTGTTTGGCAGTAGAGAAGGCAAAAAAGAGAAGATTGAATTTTTATTACTTAAGAGGGTTGAAAGGGATACGTGGGAAACTCTGGTAAGGCCAGGTAAAAAAGTTAAACCTAATAACAGGATAATTTTTAGAGATGGGTTATTAATAGCTGATGTTTTATCCATTAATGAAGATGGGACTAGGAATGTAAAATTCATTTATGATGGTATATTTGAAGAAATACTGGATAAATTAGGAGAGATGCCTTTACCCCCATATATTAAAGGAGAATTGAAGGATAAAGAAAGGTATCAGACTGTATATTCAAAACATGAGGGCTCTGCGGCAGCACCTACGGCTGGTCTACATTTTACCATGGAATTACTAAAGCGAATTGAAGAAAAAAGAGTTAATATAGCTTATTTGACTTTACATGTAGGTTTGGGTACTTTTAGACCTGTAAAAGTGGAAAATATTGAAGAACACCATATGCACTCTGAATATTATGAAGTCTCCAAAGAAGCAGCTGACATCATTAATAGGACTAAAAGTGAGGGAGGTAGGATTATTGCTGTTGGCACTACGAGTACTAGAACTCTCGAAACAGTAGCCAATCAAAAAGGTGAGATTATACCAAGCAAGGGTTGGACTGATATATTCATTTATCCAGGCTATGAGTTTAAAATAATTGATGGACTGATAACGAATTTCCATCTGCCAGAGTCTACTCTTTTGATGCTTGTATGTGCTTTTGCTGGCAAGGACAATATATTTAATGCATATAAGTACGCTATAGAAAACAAATTTAGATTTTTCAGCTTTGGAGATGCAATGTTTATTAAATAA